The segment CGGCGTACATCTGCATCGACGCTGGCGTCACAAAGGGCAAGAACTGGGTGTACGTCGCCCCCGTGATGCCAGTGTCGCGGTCGATCCAGAAGTGCGTGTTGCAGATGCCTGCCCACGTGCCGCTGCCGGCGGCGCGCATTCCCGGCTGCTGCTGGGTGTTGATCATGAGCCCGAGGCCCCACTTGTTGCCTGGCCCGGCGTTGAAGTCGCAACTGGAATTCGGGTCGGCGGTCTTGACCTCTGCGGGAAACTCCAGATCGCCTACCTGATTGATAAAGGCAGCGTCAACGGTCGCCGGCTCCAAGATTTTCTGGCCGCCGAATGTCCCGCCGCCGAGCAGCATCTGCTGAAACTTGAGATAGTCACGCGGCGTGGAGTACAGCCCGTGGCCGCCTGCCCACCAGTCTGGCTGCTGATTCCAGTCGACATCGGTAGCAACCCATGCGCCGTCCTCGCCAGGGACGTGGATGGGTACGGAACGGGCGCGCTGCTGTTCGTCCATCAGGAACGTCGTGTCCGACATTCCTAGCGGGCCAGCGATGTGTGCTTCGATGTAGTCCCGTAGCGACTCACCACTGGTGGCCTCGACGACCTTGCCGAGCCAGTCGATGTTGATGCCGTACTCGATCTTGGTGCCAGGGTCGGCGATCATGGGTGCGTTGAAGATTTCGTCCTTGCCGCCGAGCACGTTGCTGGTGCCCGTGACCGCTTCCCACTTGACAATGTCGGCGTTCCAGAACCAGTAAGACAGCCCGCTGGTATGTGTCGCAAGCTGCCTGACGGTCGCCTTGGTCGCCGGTGCCCGCAGCCGTGGCGTGTCTGCGTCGAAGCCGTCGAGCACTTTGACATCGGCGAATTGCGGGCAGTACTGCTCGACCGGTGCGTCCAAGTCGAGCTTGCCCTGCTCGAGCTGCTGGAGGGCGGCCACGGTGGCGACCATCTTTGTCATCGAAGCGATCCGAAACAGCGAGTCGGCGGTTACCGGCTCGCCCTGCCCGACCGTCCGCGGTCCGGCCGCGCCCTCGTAAATGGTTCCGTTGCGATCGGCCGCCATCGCCACGACATTTGGTACGGCGCCAGCATCGACTGCTCCCTGCAGCACGGCATCTATGGATGAACTCATGGGTTTCCCCTCCCGTGTGATCGCCGCCGCCAGCTTGACGGCCAGCATTGTCAATCAGAACAGAGCGCGGGAGCGAATACCAGGCTTAGGCGGGTTCGGTCTCGCCGATGACCAGCCCGTGCGCATTAAGCGCCTGGACTGCGACGTACGTCGAACCGTCCGGGACTGGCAGGCTGGTCTCGAAATGTTTCATCGGTACAGGGGATTGCGCGGATGCGTTCGCCTTGTCCGGGCCGGTGATCAGCCGCCACGACGCCACCTCGGTCGCGCCATTCCAACTGACCTTGATCGTGGCCTTGTCGTCGTCGAGGACGGCGGCGGGAGAGTCGGTCGGAGTCGCTACCCATGGCTGCTTAAAAGTGCGATAACTCTGACAGCCGCCGATGGCCATATCGGAGATCAGCGTGCCATCTGCCTTGTATTCCGAGTAGTATCCCTTCGATCCCCAGCCGACAAAGACGTTGCCGTTGTCGAGCACATCCACGCTCCCTTGGCTGCCGGACAGCCGATTCGTGGGCGGTAGGTATTCCGTGACAACCGTGGCGGTCATCGAGGCCATGTCAAGACTGAGCCGCAGGCCGCGCGAGTTTTCCGCTGTGGCCGGCAGCGCCGAGTTGTCATACAGGGTCAGAGTCCCGTCGGCCTGACGTTCCGCGTCATGCTGCCAGGCAAACGTCGTACCTTCGCCCATCTTGAAGTCGCTCGACTTACCGCCCAGGATCCAGTTCACGTCGCCGCTGTCGCGCGAAATGCTGTAGACCGAATGCGTGTTGCGAGCCGATACCAGCAGCGAGCCGTCGGTGTCTTCCGAGATCGAATTGATGTGGAAGTAGTCGAATGGCGCGTCCTTTGTGCCGGAGTCATCATCGTCCTTGTCCGGATCACCCTCGGGTTTTGACTTCGTGTCTGTGACTGGCACATGGTCGAGTGAGTGCCATTCGAAGACGACGGCGCCGGTAGCGATGTTGATTTCCTGAATCACCCCATCCAGGATCCAGCCGTCCTTTGGACCGCCCACCTTGGTGAGGTCGTGCTTGACGGGCACGTACGCGGTCACGAGCATTGTGCCGTGCGCCGTGATCCTCGCTTCGTGGGCGTCTGCGTTGCCTTTCTTGACATCGCCGCCGGTGGTCACCGTGGCAATCTTCTTGTACGACGTATCCATCACAGTGACACCGCCGTACCCGTAGCCCTTGGCCAGCTTGCCGGACCACCAGGTCAGGACCGGCTGTCCTTGATACTGCTGGACACGAAGATCGAAGACCTCGTCGCCGTTGGGACCGATCCACACCGGTTCGCCGGACGTGTCGGTGATCAGCGGACCGTCGGTTGGGCAGGTCTCGCCCTTCGGGCCAAGGAGTACGACGTGATCGGAAATGCGGGCCGGGGCGAGGCCGGGGGAGGTTGGCTCGGCGATCGGCGCGGCAAGATCCGGGCGGCTTGCGTACTGGTGGGCGGGGGCAACTTCGGGCTCCTCAGGGGAGCTGCTACACCCGGTCGCGACAAGGGCTAAGGACAGAAGGTACGCCGACCGGCGGGCTGACTTGCGGCGTTGAGGTCGCTGAATCATGCCTCTTGTCTATCCCAGGTCGAACCCCTCTCGCCTGGCGAATCTGGCTCGGTCGCTGGTTCTGTGGCCGATCGCATATCGCCGATAGTCCGGGTTCGTGGCGACGGAGACTTGTGCTCAGCGGCATGAATCACTTATCGTAAATTCATCAGACAACCTGCGAAGGGGTGCCATGGCGGTCGGACAGTTGCGGCGTGCGGTACTGGCCGAACAAGCCGTGGCGGAGTTGCAAAAGCAGCTGACCGCAGGGGAGTGGGCGGTCGGTGAGCGACTGCCTCCCGAGCAGCAGCTTGCCGAACAACTCGGCGTCGGCCGCTCGACCGTGCGCGAGGCATTGCGTGCGCTCGCCAACGCCGGTTGGGTTCAGTCGCGCCAGGGCGCAGGAACGTTTGTGCTGGCAGATCGGCCGCCGGCCACGGACCTCGCTACTACTTTGCGTAGGGCACAAATGATCGAGGTTTACGAAGTACGCCAAGGGCTCGAGCTGCAGGCCGCGCGACTGGCCGCGGTACGCCGTACACCCGCCGACCTGCAGCGCATGGATGAGGCACTCGTCCGGCGTAAGCGCGCGCTGTCGGCGCGCCGCTTGCCGGCTTACGTCGACGCCGATCTCGACTTCCATCGGGCGGTCGTGACCGCCGCGCACAACTCCGTGCTGTCTGAGGTCTTCGCCTCCTTCAGCGCGGCATTGCGCACGACACTTACCGGCCTCACGCAGGACCCCGGCCCACGGAACGCCTCGCACGCGGTGCATGTCGCTTTGGCCGAAGCGATCCGGGCGGGGGATCCCGACGCGGCGGGCGCCGCGACGTTGGACCACCTGAGCGACACACAGGCAAGACTTGAACGACTCATCGACAGTAAACAGCCAGCAGTGAGGGAGTCCTGATGGCCGCGACTGTGACCAACGCCGAGACGCGCACCGAACGCAAAGCTCGCAACCGCGTGATCGACCCGCGACAGCTCGGCATGTTGATGGCCAGTCATACCGTCGACGACATCTATCAGGGCGCGGTGCCGGCAATTATCCCGTTCCTGATCCTCGAGCGCGGCTACAGCTATACCGCCGCCGCCGGCATCACCCTCGCCGCGACGGTGCTGTCTTCGGTGATCCAGCCGGTGTTCGGGATTCTCGCGGATAAGCGGCACATGCCGTGGTTACCCGCGATCGGTCTGCTCGTTGCCGGGATCGGCATCGGCCTGGCGGGGCTTGGTTCGGCGTACTGGCAGGTGTGGTGTGCCGTCGCGCTGTCCGGCATCGGTGTGGCGGCGTACCACCCGGCAGCGGCAAAGGCCGCACGCCTCGCTGCCGGTACGTCGGCGCAGGGCATGAGCTGGTTTGCAGTGGGTGGCAACATCGGCCTCGCGCTCGGTCCAGCGCTCGCAACGCCGCTGCTGCTGGCATTCGGGCTCGTTAGTACGCCGATTTTGGTTATTCCAGCGGTGGTCATGGCGGTTGTGTTCCTGGCATTCAATCGTCGGGTCAAAGAACGCATGCGTAGTCGTGCGGGTACTAAGACCAAGGACGTCGAGCCGCAGACCGACGATTGGCGGTCCTTCCGCTGGCTCACCGCGATGGTGATCATGCGCTCGATCGTCTACTTCGGTATGTCGACCCTCGTCGCCGTGTACGTCATCAAGGAGTATTCGGCGTCGAAGGCAATCGGCGCCGCGGTATTGACGTCATTCCTAGGTCTCGGCGCGGCTTCGACGGTGTTCGGCGGTTGGCTGGCCGACCGCATTGGACGGGTCGTAACGATCCGGATCGGTTACACCGTAGCGATTCCAGCGCTCGTGTTTCTGCTGCTGGCACCCAACACGACGCTGGCCTGGATTGCGGCGGTGTGCGTTGCCTTCGGGATCTACTGCCCGTTTTCGGTGCAGACCACGCTGAGTCAGGATTACCTGCCCAACCACCTCGGTACGGCGTCCGGCGTCACCATTGGCCTTGCGGTGTCCGCCGGCGGGATTTTCGCTCCTGTTCTTGGTTTGATCGGTGACCACTTCGGCCTTCAATGGGCCATCGCAACGTTGTTGCTCGGCCCGGTGTTCGCGCTCCTTCTCAGTCTTCGGTTACGAGACCGTATCCACGTATAGCCCCTGCGATCGCTGTCCTTACGTGGGCTGGAATCGCACCGGGAGTGGCCCTCGCGTCACGACAAACGCTAGGAGGCGACATGGGCAATCCCTGGCGCGCGGCGCTCTTGGCGGCCAGCCTCGGGATCGGCATCCTGTTGACTCCTGCAGCGCCAAGCCGTCGTCCTCAGCAAGTTGCCGGTGGAACCCGCACTTCCGGTTTCTTTCCGACACGGATGCGGCTACGGGCGCAGTCCCGCTACCAGCAGGTCAAGTAATCGCTCGACCTGTGCGGGGTTGCCGACCGTGGCGGTGGAAAGGAAGATTCCGACGAGAGCAGTGGTGACGTCCTCTGCAGGGACGTCGTCGCGGAGGACGCGCTGCGTTGCTCCGGATTCGAGGAAGTCCGCCAACACCTGGGTGATCCGAGCCCGAGTGTCCGGTGTGGCGATCGTGCCGGCCGCCCAGCCGGACCGGAGGGTGTCGAGCATCCCGCGCTTGGTCGTCACGAATGCGGCGTACCGATCCATCCAGCCGCGAAGAGCGACATCGGCCGGGTGTATCCGCAGGAGTTCGGGAGCGCATCCGGTGACGTCGTCGAGTTCGGCGGCATAGACGGCGTCGACAAGTGCCTCACGCGTGGGGAAGTGGCGATACAGGGTGCCGATGCCCACGCCTGCCGCGCGAGCCACTGCCTCGAGCGAGGTGGCTGTGTCAGTGGCGACGAAGGCATCGCGTGCGACCGCGATCAGTCGTTCACGGTTGCGTTGCGCGTCGGCTCGCTTAGGGCGTCGGGTAGCTTCGGTCAAAGCGGAGGGTCCTCCGTTAATGCTAGAGTTGGCGTAGCGGATGTTCCTCCGCTTACCAAGAGTATTTCACGACCGGAGGCCAGCCCATGACAAGATCACCCAGCACCGCATTACCGGGCGGCTCCGCGCTGCTCGCCGGACATCAGGTCGCCCGTATTGGCTACGGCGCCATGCAGCTCGAGCGACTGCGCGAAGACCCGAAGGCGGCGATCGGACTCGTTCGCCGCGCTGTGGAAGCTGGAGTGAGCCACGTTGACACCGCCCAGTTCTACGGCGACGGATTCGCCAACGATGTGCTCAGTCGTGCGCTGCACGCCACTGACGAGGTTGTCGTGGTCACTAAGGTTGGCGCCGACTCTAACCCAGGTGGCCCGATTCCACTTCGGCCGGCACAGCGTCCCGGCGACCTGCGGGCCAGCGTTGAGGACAACCTGCGCGGCCTCGGGGCTGACCGGCTGGCGGTGGTCAACCTCCGGCGGCTCGGGGACGGACCTGGCATCGAGGCCGATGGTGACCAGGTCGTCCCGATCGAGGATCAACTCGCGACAATGATCGCGCTACGAGACGAAGGCAAGATCGGCGCGATCGGGCTCAGCGGCGTCACTCTCGACGACCTGCGGACCGCCCTGCCAGCGGGCATCGCATGTGTGCAGAACGCGTACAACGTGATCAGTCGTGAGCACGAAGACCTCTTGGCGCTCTGTATCGCGGAAGGCATTGCCTGGGTCCCGTTCTTCCCGCTCGGCAGCGCGTTTGCGAGGTTCCCGAACGTCGCAGACGACCCCGTCGTCAGCGACGCGGCGGCCACCCTCGGTGTCCCTCCCGTGCAGATTGGGCTCGCCTGGCTACTTGCGCACGCGCCGAATGTGCTTCTCGTACCAGGAACGGCCAGCGTGGCGCACCTGGAGGAGAATCTCGCGGCCGGTGACCTGGTGTTGCCGCCCACAATGATCGCCGCCCTCGATGGATGACTCACTTCAGCGCCGAAACCAACGCGGCGAACACCGCCGTCGCGGGACTCGTGCTGGCGCTACCGAATGGGATGTCGCTGTTGACGAGGACGATGATCGTGGTGTTCAGCTTGTCGTTGTGAAAGAGCGACGTGGTGTAGCCCGGTATGTCGCCATCGTGACCCCACCAACCGTTTCGGTCGCCAATGCCGATGCCGTATCCGGCCGTTGCGGTCATCGGTGGGATGTCGCGAATGACAGAGTTGCGTCGCAGTTTCTCAGTGGACGGCTTTAGGATTCCCTTGCCGGTGAATAGCGCGTCTCCCCATGTCTTCAGGTCCCCAAGAGTGGAAATCACCTCGCCCGCCGTGAACGCGATGGACGGACTGAACAGGGTCGCGTCAACACTTTTCCCGGGATCCTGGCCCTGGTTTGAGATGCCGTTCAGATGTGGGCTCGGGATGGCGTTGGTGCCCGTTGGAAACGACGTGTGCTTCATGCCGAGTGGATCAAAAAGGCGCTTCTTGAACACGGCAGCGATCGGCTCGTCCGTGACCTTCTCAATCACCATGCCCAGGAGTACGTAGTTGGTATTGGAATACTCCCAGCCGGCGCCTGGGGCAAAGTCGGCCGGTGTTCCGATCACGAAGTCGACGAGCTGCTGCGGCTTCCACTGCCGGTCCGGGTCGGCGAACACCTGACTCTGCCACTGCGGATTGGCGGTGTACGAAGGGATCCCGCTCGTCATATCGGCGAGTTGCCGCAACGTCGCCGTGTCACCGTTCGGGAGGTCAGGGACGTACTTTCCAATCGTGTCGTCGAGTGACAGCTTGTGCTCCTGCATGAGCTGCAGCAGAACTGTTGCTGTCATGGTCTTGGTGAGAGATCCGATCCTCGTATGGTCGGCCGGCGTCGGAGCGGCGCTCGATCCCGACCGCGCGGTGCCCGAAGCGCCGATCCAGGTGCCGCCTGGCGAGACTACTTCGGCGATCACTCCGGGGAAGTCGCCCTGAGCGCGGGTGTCATCTAGCGTCTTCTGGAACAGCGCAGCGGTCTCGGCGGGCGCAGTCGCGGCCGAGGTCGTGCTCGCTGCGCTACTCGAAGCGGCATCTGCCGCGCAGCCGGAGAGTGCTAGTGACGCGACCGCGATCAGGGCTGCAGCAGCGCAGAAGCGGCGGTTTGCCATGAAGATCGTCATCGCCCGGTGTCCAATCTCGCGTGCGGGTGCGGTGTGCTGGGGTTCCCTAGGTCAGCTTGACGACGGCGCGTCCGGCGACAACGTGTCATCGAGCCAATCGAGCACTCGCTGGTTGAGCAGGGAGCGGTTGCCCATCTCGCAGTGCTCACCGGCACCCTCGGCGGCAGTGAACCGCAGCAGCGTCTTCTCGCTCGTCAGCGCGTCGTAGAAATCGGAGGTCGCCACTGCCAGCGGATCGTGCTCCGCTGCGGTCAATAACATCGGGCAGCGGATCCTCCCGACACGGTCCTTCAGTGTGTAGCGCGCGGATTTACTGATGAACTCGCGCAGGTTTTTCGCGCCGTTGGCCCACAACCCGCGCTGCACGATGGCCCAGCGAAGTTGCCTGTCGGCCTGAATTGCGCTCCACATGCCTTCGATCGTCGCGTCGGGCAGGTTGTCGAGGTCGGCCACATCCTCGGCGCTGGCGCCGAACCTCATCGCAAAGCCTCGAATCGATTCGGCGATATCCCACTGGCCCGGATCTGCGATGCACGCGGCAAGACGCGGTTCGGCTGAGGCTGCGCGAGGAGCGAGGTAGCCACCAAGACTCCAGCCGCTGAGCGCGATTTTCGCGCGATCGACGATCTTGACCGTCTCGGCGTAGTCGACAACGGCGGCGATCACGACCTCCCAGTCCGGCCGAAGTGATACGCCTCGCTCATACAACATCGCCCCTTGACCGGGCCCGTCGAACATCAGGACGTGATATCCGCGCCGCAACGCGGCGATCCCTGAGGCGAAGTAGAGATCGGTGATCGTGGCGTCGTATCCGTTGTTGAGGATCAGCAGTGGGCGTACCTCGGTCTCGCGACCGAAGGCGGGCACGAGGTACGCCGGGAGTTCGGTGTTCTCGTATGGGATGGCGACCGGATGCACGGGTACCGTCGACAACTCCATGCCGCGCCGAAAGGCGTTCATCTGCTTATTGAAGGCACTCAACAGCCTCGGGTCGACCGGTGTGCCGTACAGCGGGTGGTACGCCGCCGCGTACAGGCAACTCGATCGCAGGAACAGATCGCGCGCGCTCTGCGGATGTCCCGCCGCGAGCACTGCCTCGGCTTCGGAGTACTTCGTCGCCGCCGCATCCACCCAGGCGTCGTAGAACGCCGAGTCGTCACCGTCAGCGACAACGTTTGCAACTGCCACGATGTCGCCCATATCGGCGCCGCCCACAGGGATGTAGCCGACCGGCCATTGCCCGAACCCATCATGGAACGCACTATCGAAGAGGGCACCGCGGCGCTTGACAGCAGTGGGCTTCGTCGTCGACCGGGCGGCCCGCGTACTCGTGCTACTCATGATTTGGACTCCATGACGCGTGCCTCCCGTTTTTACGCTGCTGACTGATCCGCGCTGTTCACTAATTTGCGCTGACGACTCACTCAGCGTGCGCGGCTGAGCGACCCGCACCGCCGCGCACGCTTCCCCCGGTCAAGGATGCCGCGATCGGCATCCAGGGCGCCATAGACCTAGGTCGGTGTTCGGACGTCGTCAGGCACGCGGCGCGCCACTGGCCACCCTGGCCTATCGTGGGCCACCGACTGTCGATGCCGCTCGTCGATCGCGCGACGATGCAAGTCATACGATCAGTGGATGGTTGCCTTGGGCACAGCGCGCCTACCGCGTTCACGATCCCTTGGCCGCGCATCTTCAATGCTCGCCGCGGCAGCCCTCGGCCTGGGCTGTATTCAACTCGGTGTTGTGCTGCCGGGTTCGGGTGACGTGTGGTGGGCCCATGTGCTGTTTGCCGCGGTTTTCTGGGTTTACGTCGCCGCCGGCATCTTGGCGTGGCTCAGACGACCGAGCAACCGGATCGGTGCGCTTCTCGTGTTCGGCGGATTCATGGTGTTTGCCGCAAGTCTGGCCAATACGGATATTCCTGGGATCGCCGCGTTCGGCACGGTATGCGCCACTGCCGTATTCGCCGTGACTATTCATCTGCTGCTGGCGTTTCCGGCTGGCCGGCTGCGCACACGCGCTTCGAGGGCAACGGTAGTTGCCGCGTACGTCGTCTCTTTCGTCCTGCAGGCGCCGCTATATCTGTTTGATAAGTCGGCGCCATCGCCGTTGAGTGTCGCCGATCGTGCAGATCTGCTGCTGGTCGGAGAGTGGGTTCAGCGCGCAGCCGGGGCGCTCGTTGTCGTGGCGACCGCGGTGATCCTTGCGCAGAGACTGAAGCGTGCCGACGCCGCACACTTCCGCGTGCTCGGGCCGCTTTTCGCCTACGGCATGCTCGCGGTGCTCACGATTTCGCTTCGGTCGTTCTTGCTTGAGAATATTTTCGGCCTGTCCCCGCTAGCCGGCGCCACGGTGCAGCTGGTCGTGTTCGGAGGGATCCCGATCGCATTCACCCTTGGTGTTCTGCGCGGCGGGTTCGCGCGCACTGGAGCGCTCGACGAGTTGGGGACTTGGCTCGGTGCTACCGGTGCCGCTCGCCTGAGCCTGGTCGACGCGCTCGCTCAGGCTCTTGGAGACAACTCTGTTCAAATCGTGTTTTGGGTGCCCGAGCAGAAGGCTTGGGTCGATTCGTCCGGCACGCAAATTGAACTGCCCGGACCACAGGCCGAGCGAGCGAGTGTCGAGCTGGAACTGGCAGGGGCGCGTATTGGCGCAATTGTTTACGACGCTGCGCTGAACGACGATCCGGACGTTGTCCGCGCCGCGGGTCGGGTGATAGCGATTGCGGCCGAACACGAACGGCTACTCGCCGAACTGCGCGCGAGCCAGGACGCGCTGTGGCGCTCTCGTGCGCGTCTGGTCGCC is part of the Antricoccus suffuscus genome and harbors:
- a CDS encoding serine hydrolase domain-containing protein, whose translation is MSSSIDAVLQGAVDAGAVPNVVAMAADRNGTIYEGAAGPRTVGQGEPVTADSLFRIASMTKMVATVAALQQLEQGKLDLDAPVEQYCPQFADVKVLDGFDADTPRLRAPATKATVRQLATHTSGLSYWFWNADIVKWEAVTGTSNVLGGKDEIFNAPMIADPGTKIEYGINIDWLGKVVEATSGESLRDYIEAHIAGPLGMSDTTFLMDEQQRARSVPIHVPGEDGAWVATDVDWNQQPDWWAGGHGLYSTPRDYLKFQQMLLGGGTFGGQKILEPATVDAAFINQVGDLEFPAEVKTADPNSSCDFNAGPGNKWGLGLMINTQQQPGMRAAGSGTWAGICNTHFWIDRDTGITGATYTQFLPFVTPASMQMYADFEKALYASL
- a CDS encoding arylsulfotransferase family protein is translated as MIQRPQRRKSARRSAYLLSLALVATGCSSSPEEPEVAPAHQYASRPDLAAPIAEPTSPGLAPARISDHVVLLGPKGETCPTDGPLITDTSGEPVWIGPNGDEVFDLRVQQYQGQPVLTWWSGKLAKGYGYGGVTVMDTSYKKIATVTTGGDVKKGNADAHEARITAHGTMLVTAYVPVKHDLTKVGGPKDGWILDGVIQEINIATGAVVFEWHSLDHVPVTDTKSKPEGDPDKDDDDSGTKDAPFDYFHINSISEDTDGSLLVSARNTHSVYSISRDSGDVNWILGGKSSDFKMGEGTTFAWQHDAERQADGTLTLYDNSALPATAENSRGLRLSLDMASMTATVVTEYLPPTNRLSGSQGSVDVLDNGNVFVGWGSKGYYSEYKADGTLISDMAIGGCQSYRTFKQPWVATPTDSPAAVLDDDKATIKVSWNGATEVASWRLITGPDKANASAQSPVPMKHFETSLPVPDGSTYVAVQALNAHGLVIGETEPA
- a CDS encoding FadR/GntR family transcriptional regulator, whose translation is MAVGQLRRAVLAEQAVAELQKQLTAGEWAVGERLPPEQQLAEQLGVGRSTVREALRALANAGWVQSRQGAGTFVLADRPPATDLATTLRRAQMIEVYEVRQGLELQAARLAAVRRTPADLQRMDEALVRRKRALSARRLPAYVDADLDFHRAVVTAAHNSVLSEVFASFSAALRTTLTGLTQDPGPRNASHAVHVALAEAIRAGDPDAAGAATLDHLSDTQARLERLIDSKQPAVRES
- a CDS encoding MFS transporter, yielding MAATVTNAETRTERKARNRVIDPRQLGMLMASHTVDDIYQGAVPAIIPFLILERGYSYTAAAGITLAATVLSSVIQPVFGILADKRHMPWLPAIGLLVAGIGIGLAGLGSAYWQVWCAVALSGIGVAAYHPAAAKAARLAAGTSAQGMSWFAVGGNIGLALGPALATPLLLAFGLVSTPILVIPAVVMAVVFLAFNRRVKERMRSRAGTKTKDVEPQTDDWRSFRWLTAMVIMRSIVYFGMSTLVAVYVIKEYSASKAIGAAVLTSFLGLGAASTVFGGWLADRIGRVVTIRIGYTVAIPALVFLLLAPNTTLAWIAAVCVAFGIYCPFSVQTTLSQDYLPNHLGTASGVTIGLAVSAGGIFAPVLGLIGDHFGLQWAIATLLLGPVFALLLSLRLRDRIHV
- a CDS encoding TetR/AcrR family transcriptional regulator; the protein is MTEATRRPKRADAQRNRERLIAVARDAFVATDTATSLEAVARAAGVGIGTLYRHFPTREALVDAVYAAELDDVTGCAPELLRIHPADVALRGWMDRYAAFVTTKRGMLDTLRSGWAAGTIATPDTRARITQVLADFLESGATQRVLRDDVPAEDVTTALVGIFLSTATVGNPAQVERLLDLLVAGLRP
- a CDS encoding aldo/keto reductase, whose amino-acid sequence is MTRSPSTALPGGSALLAGHQVARIGYGAMQLERLREDPKAAIGLVRRAVEAGVSHVDTAQFYGDGFANDVLSRALHATDEVVVVTKVGADSNPGGPIPLRPAQRPGDLRASVEDNLRGLGADRLAVVNLRRLGDGPGIEADGDQVVPIEDQLATMIALRDEGKIGAIGLSGVTLDDLRTALPAGIACVQNAYNVISREHEDLLALCIAEGIAWVPFFPLGSAFARFPNVADDPVVSDAAATLGVPPVQIGLAWLLAHAPNVLLVPGTASVAHLEENLAAGDLVLPPTMIAALDG
- a CDS encoding serine hydrolase domain-containing protein; amino-acid sequence: MTIFMANRRFCAAAALIAVASLALSGCAADAASSSAASTTSAATAPAETAALFQKTLDDTRAQGDFPGVIAEVVSPGGTWIGASGTARSGSSAAPTPADHTRIGSLTKTMTATVLLQLMQEHKLSLDDTIGKYVPDLPNGDTATLRQLADMTSGIPSYTANPQWQSQVFADPDRQWKPQQLVDFVIGTPADFAPGAGWEYSNTNYVLLGMVIEKVTDEPIAAVFKKRLFDPLGMKHTSFPTGTNAIPSPHLNGISNQGQDPGKSVDATLFSPSIAFTAGEVISTLGDLKTWGDALFTGKGILKPSTEKLRRNSVIRDIPPMTATAGYGIGIGDRNGWWGHDGDIPGYTTSLFHNDKLNTTIIVLVNSDIPFGSASTSPATAVFAALVSALK
- a CDS encoding alpha/beta hydrolase family protein → MSSTSTRAARSTTKPTAVKRRGALFDSAFHDGFGQWPVGYIPVGGADMGDIVAVANVVADGDDSAFYDAWVDAAATKYSEAEAVLAAGHPQSARDLFLRSSCLYAAAYHPLYGTPVDPRLLSAFNKQMNAFRRGMELSTVPVHPVAIPYENTELPAYLVPAFGRETEVRPLLILNNGYDATITDLYFASGIAALRRGYHVLMFDGPGQGAMLYERGVSLRPDWEVVIAAVVDYAETVKIVDRAKIALSGWSLGGYLAPRAASAEPRLAACIADPGQWDIAESIRGFAMRFGASAEDVADLDNLPDATIEGMWSAIQADRQLRWAIVQRGLWANGAKNLREFISKSARYTLKDRVGRIRCPMLLTAAEHDPLAVATSDFYDALTSEKTLLRFTAAEGAGEHCEMGNRSLLNQRVLDWLDDTLSPDAPSSS
- a CDS encoding sensor histidine kinase, yielding MVALGTARLPRSRSLGRASSMLAAAALGLGCIQLGVVLPGSGDVWWAHVLFAAVFWVYVAAGILAWLRRPSNRIGALLVFGGFMVFAASLANTDIPGIAAFGTVCATAVFAVTIHLLLAFPAGRLRTRASRATVVAAYVVSFVLQAPLYLFDKSAPSPLSVADRADLLLVGEWVQRAAGALVVVATAVILAQRLKRADAAHFRVLGPLFAYGMLAVLTISLRSFLLENIFGLSPLAGATVQLVVFGGIPIAFTLGVLRGGFARTGALDELGTWLGATGAARLSLVDALAQALGDNSVQIVFWVPEQKAWVDSSGTQIELPGPQAERASVELELAGARIGAIVYDAALNDDPDVVRAAGRVIAIAAEHERLLAELRASQDALWRSRARLVAAADRERRRIARDLHDGIQVRLVLLALEAQQIANAPESALATARQATALRVGIDAAAAELRRLVHDVMPSTLIERGLAAATEDLVDRMPVPTSLYLNITDGRLSERVESTAYFVIAEGLANALKHAKAQKLDVRVERAGDRLFVEVADDGTGGAALSVGNGLRGLADRVDVLGGRFHLDSELGVGTRLAADLPCAS